In a single window of the Rhodamnia argentea isolate NSW1041297 chromosome 2, ASM2092103v1, whole genome shotgun sequence genome:
- the LOC115750677 gene encoding exocyst complex component SEC5A-like isoform X1, whose product MSSDSEDLDEDELLQIALKEQAERDVSYQKPSSKPRKPVANYVQPPPAPHQHRSSAPAAPARAGYSSGQRQGGDGKNRSSSNGNRRVVDDDDDSEVEMLSISSGDEDSTKDRAGSRARGGVSVGYRAGRDDDRVWDGEEPDSWKRVDEDELARRVREMRETRAAPVAPKLEKKASVVGKKGLNTLQSFPRGMECVDPLGLGIIDNKSLRLITEASESSPSKSGKENVDNLREKLMYFSENFDAKIFLSRIHQETSAADLEAGALALKTDLRGRTQQRKQLVKENFDCFVSCKTTIDDIESKLKRIEEDPEGTGTAHLFKTIQDVSSLASRALEPLFERQAQAEKIRSVQGMLQRFRTLFNLPSTIRGSISKGEYDLAVREYKKAKSIALPSHVGILKRVLEEVEKVMQEFKGTLYKSMEDPHIDLANLENTVRLLLELEPESDPVWHYLNIQNQRIRGLLEKCSLDHEARRENLQNELRERAVSDARWRHIQQNLNEPVSSQSESDDSSPNPGNINMLVDAESLDLAGEEVDALRGKYIHRLTSVIVYHVPAFWKVALSVFSGKFAKSSQVSADSNINSTGNKPEEKVGEGKYSSHSLEEVAAMIRQTLSAYEAKVHNTFRELGESNILGSYMSDAINEISKACRSFEVKESAPPSAVSALRALHSEITKIYILRLCSWMRAMTEEASREETWVPVSILERNKSPYTISFLPLAFRSIVSSAMDQINMMIQSMKSEATKSEDMLLQLQEILESVRLAFLNCFLDFAGHLERIGGELAQNKSGKESPYLQNGYSNELEENILTDLPGSAHQRLLIVLSNIGYCKDELSYELYNKYRQIWLQSMVKDEGDSDIQDLVISFSGLEEKILEQYTFAKANLIREAAVSYLLDSGVHWGSAPAVKGVRDAAVELMHTLVAVHAEVYAGAKPLLEKILGVLVEGLVDTFLSLFNENTGKELRSLDANGFCQLMLELEYFEFVLNPYFTADARESLKSLQGVLLEKATESMSEAAENPGHNRRSTRGSEDALADERQQGMGVSPDDLIALAQQYSSELLQAELERTRINTACFVESIALDSVPEPARAAYSPFKGPVNSPSRNYRGTAVVGSPSYSRQRRR is encoded by the exons ATGTCGAGCGACAGCGAAGACCTCGACGAGGACGAGCTCCTCCAGATCGCTCTCAAGGAGCAAGCGGAGCGCGATGTCAGCTACCAGAAGCCCAGCTCCAAACCCCGCAAGCCGGTCGCGAATTACGTCCAGCCCCCTCCCGCGCCCCACCAGCATAGGAGCTCTGCTCCCGCCGCGCCCGCGAGGGCGGGCTACAGCAGCGGGCAGCGGCAGGGCGGCGACGGCAAGAACAGGAGTAGCAGCAATGGGAATAGGAGGGTGGTTGACGATGATGACGATTCGGAGGTTGAGATGCTGAGTATATCGAGCGGGGACGAGGATTCTACTAAGGATCGCGCGGGGTCGAGGGCCAGAGGTGGTGTGAGTGTTGGTTACAGGGCCGGGAGGGACGATGACAGAGTGTGGGATGGCGAGGAACCTGATTCCTGGAAGCGCGTGGACGAAGACGAG CTTGCTCGTAGGGTTCGTGAAATGCGGGAAACAAGGGCAGCACCTGTAGCTCCAAAACTGGAAAAGAAGGCATCAGTAGTGGGTAAAAAGGGGCTGAACACTTTGCAGTCATTCCCTCGTGGCATGGAATGTGTTGACCCACTTGGCTTGGG GATAATAGACAACAAATCATTACGGTTGATTACAGAAGCATCAGAAAGTTCTCCGTCAAAGAGTGGCAAAGAGAATGTTGATAACCTTCGTG AGAAGCTGATGTACTTCTCGGAAAATTTTGATGCTAAGATTTTTTTATCCCGGATACACCAAGAGACAAGTGCAGCAGACTTAGAGGCTGGTGCTCTTGCTCTGAAAACTGATCTCAGAGGAAGGACTCAACAGAGAAAGCAATTGGTTAAGGAAAACTTTGATTGCTTTGTCTCGTGCAAAACCACAATTGATG ACATTGAGTCAAAACTAAAACGGATTGAAGAAGACCCTGAAGGCACAGGAACTGCTCACCTGTTTAAGACTATTCAAGATGTAAGCTCATTGGCTAGTCGCGCTTTGGAGCCTCTCTTTGAGAGACAG GCTCAAGCTGAGAAAATTCGTTCTGTCCAAGGAATGCTTCAAAGATTTCGAACTCTTTTCAACTTGCCTAGTACAATTCGTGGGAGCATCAGTAAGGGTGAGTACGACTTGGCAGTTAGGGAATACAAGAAGGCAAAGTCAATTGCTCTACCATCTCAT GTGGGAATACTTAAACGTGTACTTGAAGAGGTTGAAAAAGTGATGCAGGAGTTCAAAGGTACACTGTACAAGTCTATGGAAGACCCTCACATTGATTTAGCAAAT CTTGAAAACACAGTGAGATTGTTGCTAGAGCTGGAACCTGAATCTGACCCTGTATGGCATTATTTGAATATCCAG AATCAAAGAATTCGGGGTTTGCTAGAGAAGTGCTCTTTAGACCATGAAGCAAGGAGGGAGAATCTGCAAAATGAGCTGCGTGAAAGGGCTGTTTCTGATGCAAGATGGAGGCACATTCAGCAAAATCTGAATGAGCCCGTAAGCTCACAATCTGAA TCAGATGACAGTAGTCCCAATCCTGGCAACATCAACATGTTAGTAGATGCAGAGTCACTAGACTTGGCAGGCGAAGAAGTTGATGCTCTCAGAGGCAAATATATCCATAGGTTGACTTCTGTTATTGTCTATCATGTACCAGCATTCTGGAAAGTAGCACTTTCTGTTTTCAGCGGGAAATTTGCAAAG TCTTCCCAAGTTTCTGCTGATTCAAACATAAACAGCACGGGAAATAAACCTGAGGAAAAAGTCGGAGAAGGGAAGTACTCAAGCCATTCTCTTGAGGAAGTTGCTGCGATGATACGGCAGACCTTATCAGCCTATGAAGCAAAG GTacataacaccttccgggaactTGGAGAATCGAACATTCTCGGGTCGTACATGAGTGATGCCATAAATGAAATATCTAAAGCATGCCGAAGTTTTGAAGTTAAAGAATCAGCTCCTCCCAGTGCTG TTTCAGCTCTTCGTGCATTGCATTCTGAGATCACAAAGATCTACATATTAAGGCTATGCTCATGGATGCGGGCAATGACAGAAGAGGCATCTAGGGAAGAAACTTGGGTTCCGGTGTCTATTCTTGAAAGAAATAAGTCTCCATACACTATCTCCTTCTTGCCTTTGGCATTCCGCTCTATTGTGAGTTCAGCAATGGATCAGATAAACAT GATGATTCAGTCCATGAAGAGTGAGGCAACAAAGTCGGAAGATATGCTTCTACAGCTCCAAGAAATTCTAGAATCTGTTAGACTTGCATTTCTGAACtgttttcttgattttgctG GTCATCTAGAGCGCATTGGTGGTGAGCTAGCACAGAATAAATCAGGCAAAGAGAGTCCCTACTTGCAGAATGGCTACTCAAATGAACTGGAAGAAAATATCTTGACTGATCTCCCTGGAAGTGCACATCAGCGGTTATTAATTGTCCTCAGTAATATTGGATATTGCAAGGATGAGCTTTCTTACGAGTTGTACAACAAATACAGACAAATCTGGCTTCAATCTAT GGTAAAGGACGAAGGGGACAGTGATATACAAGATTTGGTAATATCTTTCTCAGGGCTTGAAGAGAAAATTCTTGAGCAGTATACATTTGCAAAG GCAAATTTAATCAGGGAAGCTGCTGTGAGCTATTTGTTGGATTCTGGCGTTCATTGGGGCTCAGCACCTGCAGTCAAA GGTGTGCGGGATGCAGCTGTGGAGTTAATGCACACGTTGGTAGCTGTTCATGCTGAG GTTTATGCGGGGGCTAAGCCTCTGTTGGAAAAGATCCTTGGTGTTCTTGTGGAAGGTTTGGTTGATACGTTTCTTAGTCTCTTTAATGAGAACACAGGCAAAGAACTTAGATCACTTGATGCAAATGGTTTCTGCCAGCTCATGCTTGAG CTTGAATATTTTGAGTTCGTGTTGAATCCATATTTTACGGCTGATGCAAGGGAGTCCTTGAAATCTTTACAAGGGGTGCTGTTGGAGAAAGCCACTGAGAGCATGTCAGAGGCTGCTGAGAATCCAGGCCACAACCGGCGCTCAACTCGTGGAAGTGAAGACGCGCTTGCAGATGAAAGGCAGCAGGGGATGGGTGTCTCACCAGATGATTTAATT GCTCTTGCACAGCAATATAGCTCCGAGTTACTACAAGCAGAGCTCGAGAGGACTCGGATCAACACAGCATGCTTTGTTGAGTCTATCGCATTGGATTCGGTGCCAGAACCAGCCAGAGCTGCATACTCTCCCTTTAAGGGGCCTGTGAATTCACCTAGCAGAAACTACAGAGGCACAGCTGTGGTTGGGTCACCGAGTTACTCCCGACAGAGGCGTAGATAG
- the LOC115750682 gene encoding abscisic acid 8'-hydroxylase 3-like — MEFSILAMLVLLVVFVVSAFFLQSWKSPKAMEDIPGTLGWPIVGESFSFISDFSSPSGIYSFMKKRQERYGKVFKSFVLGRFTVFMTGREASKILLTGKDGMVSLNLFYTGQQVLGPTSLLQTNGEEHKRLRRLIAEPLSIDGMKKYFQFINAQAIETLDQWQGRKILILEEVSTFTLKVIGHMIMSLEPKGEEQEKFRSNFKIMSSSFASLPFKVPGTAFHRGLQARERIDSMLDSVISRRREGQGFQNDFLESLIIKHSKAEDGEANKEKLTDKQMKDNVLTLLVAGHDTTTAALTWLIKFLGENPQVLQRLREEHMEIQGRGKGGANLSWSEVNNMPYTAKVISETLRRATVLPWFSRKAAQDFEIDGYKIKKGWSVNLDVVSIHHDPEVFPQPEVFNPSRFDEHLKPFSFLGFGSGPRMCPGINLAKMEISIFIHHLACRYKWTPLERDDSVQPTLVRMPKNKYPVLIEPL; from the exons ATGGAGTTCAGCATCCTGGCGATGTTGGTGCTTCTGGTCGTGTTTGTAGTCTCagcattttttcttcaatcatGGAAATCACCAAAAGCAATGGAGGACATCCCAGGAACCTTGGGTTGGCCGATTGTCGGCGAAAGCTTCTCCTTCATATCCGATTTCTCGAGTCCATCTGGTATTTACAGCTTCATGAAGAAGAGACAAGAAAG GTATGGGAAGGTGTTCAAGTCCTTTGTCTTGGGAAGGTTCACCGTCTTCATGACCGGGAGAGAAGCGAGCAAGATTCTATTGACGGGCAAAGACGGGATGGTGAGTTTGAACCTCTTCTACACCGGGCAGCAGGTTCTCGGCCCCACAAGTCTTCTCCAGACGAATGGGGAAGAGCACAAGCGGCTTCGGCGGCTCATTGCGGAACCGCTTTCCATCGATGGCATGAAGAAGTACTTCCAGTTCATCAACGCCCAAGCTATAGAAACATTAGATCAGTGGCAGGGAcgaaaaattttgattcttgAGGAGGTTTCTACA TTCACTCTCAAGGTAATTGGCCACATGATCATGAGCTTAGAACCTAAAGGCGAAGAGCAGGAGAAGTTCCGATCCAATTTCAAGATAATGTCCTCCTCATTTGCGTCCTTGCCGTTTAAAGTGCCAGGAACTGCATTTCATCGTGGACTTCAG GCTCGAGAAAGGATCGATAGCATGTTGGACAGCGTCATTTCTAGGAGGAGAGAAGGACAAGGCTTCCAAAATGATTTCCTGGAGTCCCTGATAATCAAGCACAGCAAAGCAGAAGACGGGGAAGCCAACAAAGAGAAGCTAACCGACAAGCAAATGAAGGACAATGTACTAACTCTTCTGGTTGCTGGTCATGACACCACCACTGCTGCTCTGACTTGGCTCATCAAATTTCTCGGAGAGAACCCTCAAGTTCTGCAACGTCTCAGG GAAGAACATATGGAAATTCAAGGGAGAGGCAAGGGCGGAGCGAATCTATCTTGGAGTGAAGTTAATAACATGCCTTACACCGCTAAA GTAATAAGTGAAACTCTAAGGAGAGCCACAGTATTACCTTGGTTCTCAAGGAAAGCTGCTCAGGATTTTGAGATTGATG GATATAAGATCAAGAAAGGTTGGTCAGTGAACCTGGATGTTGTTTCTATTCACCATGACCCTGAAGTTTTCCCTCAGCCAGAAGTTTTTAACCCTTCCAGATTTGAT GAACATTTGAAACCTTTCAGCTTCCTTGGATTTGGTAGTGGACCACGTATGTGCCCCGGGATCAATCTGGCAAAGATGGAGATCTCCATTTTCATTCATCACTTAGCCTGCAGATACAA GTGGACTCCTCTGGAGAGAGATGACTCAGTCCAGCCTACCCTAGTAAGGATGcccaagaacaagtatccagtTCTCATTGAGCCGCTGTAG
- the LOC115750677 gene encoding exocyst complex component SEC5A-like isoform X2 — translation MSSDSEDLDEDELLQIALKEQAERDVSYQKPSSKPRKPVANYVQPPPAPHQHRSSAPAAPARAGYSSGQRQGGDGKNRSSSNGNRRVVDDDDDSEVEMLSISSGDEDSTKDRAGSRARGGVSVGYRAGRDDDRVWDGEEPDSWKRVDEDELARRVREMRETRAAPVAPKLEKKASVVGKKGLNTLQSFPRGMECVDPLGLGIIDNKSLRLITEASESSPSKSGKENVDNLREKLMYFSENFDAKIFLSRIHQETSAADLEAGALALKTDLRGRTQQRKQLVKENFDCFVSCKTTIDDIESKLKRIEEDPEGTGTAHLFKTIQDVSSLASRALEPLFERQAQAEKIRSVQGMLQRFRTLFNLPSTIRGSISKGEYDLAVREYKKAKSIALPSHVGILKRVLEEVEKVMQEFKGTLYKSMEDPHIDLANLENTVRLLLELEPESDPVWHYLNIQNQRIRGLLEKCSLDHEARRENLQNELRERAVSDARWRHIQQNLNEPSDDSSPNPGNINMLVDAESLDLAGEEVDALRGKYIHRLTSVIVYHVPAFWKVALSVFSGKFAKSSQVSADSNINSTGNKPEEKVGEGKYSSHSLEEVAAMIRQTLSAYEAKVHNTFRELGESNILGSYMSDAINEISKACRSFEVKESAPPSAVSALRALHSEITKIYILRLCSWMRAMTEEASREETWVPVSILERNKSPYTISFLPLAFRSIVSSAMDQINMMIQSMKSEATKSEDMLLQLQEILESVRLAFLNCFLDFAGHLERIGGELAQNKSGKESPYLQNGYSNELEENILTDLPGSAHQRLLIVLSNIGYCKDELSYELYNKYRQIWLQSMVKDEGDSDIQDLVISFSGLEEKILEQYTFAKANLIREAAVSYLLDSGVHWGSAPAVKGVRDAAVELMHTLVAVHAEVYAGAKPLLEKILGVLVEGLVDTFLSLFNENTGKELRSLDANGFCQLMLELEYFEFVLNPYFTADARESLKSLQGVLLEKATESMSEAAENPGHNRRSTRGSEDALADERQQGMGVSPDDLIALAQQYSSELLQAELERTRINTACFVESIALDSVPEPARAAYSPFKGPVNSPSRNYRGTAVVGSPSYSRQRRR, via the exons ATGTCGAGCGACAGCGAAGACCTCGACGAGGACGAGCTCCTCCAGATCGCTCTCAAGGAGCAAGCGGAGCGCGATGTCAGCTACCAGAAGCCCAGCTCCAAACCCCGCAAGCCGGTCGCGAATTACGTCCAGCCCCCTCCCGCGCCCCACCAGCATAGGAGCTCTGCTCCCGCCGCGCCCGCGAGGGCGGGCTACAGCAGCGGGCAGCGGCAGGGCGGCGACGGCAAGAACAGGAGTAGCAGCAATGGGAATAGGAGGGTGGTTGACGATGATGACGATTCGGAGGTTGAGATGCTGAGTATATCGAGCGGGGACGAGGATTCTACTAAGGATCGCGCGGGGTCGAGGGCCAGAGGTGGTGTGAGTGTTGGTTACAGGGCCGGGAGGGACGATGACAGAGTGTGGGATGGCGAGGAACCTGATTCCTGGAAGCGCGTGGACGAAGACGAG CTTGCTCGTAGGGTTCGTGAAATGCGGGAAACAAGGGCAGCACCTGTAGCTCCAAAACTGGAAAAGAAGGCATCAGTAGTGGGTAAAAAGGGGCTGAACACTTTGCAGTCATTCCCTCGTGGCATGGAATGTGTTGACCCACTTGGCTTGGG GATAATAGACAACAAATCATTACGGTTGATTACAGAAGCATCAGAAAGTTCTCCGTCAAAGAGTGGCAAAGAGAATGTTGATAACCTTCGTG AGAAGCTGATGTACTTCTCGGAAAATTTTGATGCTAAGATTTTTTTATCCCGGATACACCAAGAGACAAGTGCAGCAGACTTAGAGGCTGGTGCTCTTGCTCTGAAAACTGATCTCAGAGGAAGGACTCAACAGAGAAAGCAATTGGTTAAGGAAAACTTTGATTGCTTTGTCTCGTGCAAAACCACAATTGATG ACATTGAGTCAAAACTAAAACGGATTGAAGAAGACCCTGAAGGCACAGGAACTGCTCACCTGTTTAAGACTATTCAAGATGTAAGCTCATTGGCTAGTCGCGCTTTGGAGCCTCTCTTTGAGAGACAG GCTCAAGCTGAGAAAATTCGTTCTGTCCAAGGAATGCTTCAAAGATTTCGAACTCTTTTCAACTTGCCTAGTACAATTCGTGGGAGCATCAGTAAGGGTGAGTACGACTTGGCAGTTAGGGAATACAAGAAGGCAAAGTCAATTGCTCTACCATCTCAT GTGGGAATACTTAAACGTGTACTTGAAGAGGTTGAAAAAGTGATGCAGGAGTTCAAAGGTACACTGTACAAGTCTATGGAAGACCCTCACATTGATTTAGCAAAT CTTGAAAACACAGTGAGATTGTTGCTAGAGCTGGAACCTGAATCTGACCCTGTATGGCATTATTTGAATATCCAG AATCAAAGAATTCGGGGTTTGCTAGAGAAGTGCTCTTTAGACCATGAAGCAAGGAGGGAGAATCTGCAAAATGAGCTGCGTGAAAGGGCTGTTTCTGATGCAAGATGGAGGCACATTCAGCAAAATCTGAATGAGCCC TCAGATGACAGTAGTCCCAATCCTGGCAACATCAACATGTTAGTAGATGCAGAGTCACTAGACTTGGCAGGCGAAGAAGTTGATGCTCTCAGAGGCAAATATATCCATAGGTTGACTTCTGTTATTGTCTATCATGTACCAGCATTCTGGAAAGTAGCACTTTCTGTTTTCAGCGGGAAATTTGCAAAG TCTTCCCAAGTTTCTGCTGATTCAAACATAAACAGCACGGGAAATAAACCTGAGGAAAAAGTCGGAGAAGGGAAGTACTCAAGCCATTCTCTTGAGGAAGTTGCTGCGATGATACGGCAGACCTTATCAGCCTATGAAGCAAAG GTacataacaccttccgggaactTGGAGAATCGAACATTCTCGGGTCGTACATGAGTGATGCCATAAATGAAATATCTAAAGCATGCCGAAGTTTTGAAGTTAAAGAATCAGCTCCTCCCAGTGCTG TTTCAGCTCTTCGTGCATTGCATTCTGAGATCACAAAGATCTACATATTAAGGCTATGCTCATGGATGCGGGCAATGACAGAAGAGGCATCTAGGGAAGAAACTTGGGTTCCGGTGTCTATTCTTGAAAGAAATAAGTCTCCATACACTATCTCCTTCTTGCCTTTGGCATTCCGCTCTATTGTGAGTTCAGCAATGGATCAGATAAACAT GATGATTCAGTCCATGAAGAGTGAGGCAACAAAGTCGGAAGATATGCTTCTACAGCTCCAAGAAATTCTAGAATCTGTTAGACTTGCATTTCTGAACtgttttcttgattttgctG GTCATCTAGAGCGCATTGGTGGTGAGCTAGCACAGAATAAATCAGGCAAAGAGAGTCCCTACTTGCAGAATGGCTACTCAAATGAACTGGAAGAAAATATCTTGACTGATCTCCCTGGAAGTGCACATCAGCGGTTATTAATTGTCCTCAGTAATATTGGATATTGCAAGGATGAGCTTTCTTACGAGTTGTACAACAAATACAGACAAATCTGGCTTCAATCTAT GGTAAAGGACGAAGGGGACAGTGATATACAAGATTTGGTAATATCTTTCTCAGGGCTTGAAGAGAAAATTCTTGAGCAGTATACATTTGCAAAG GCAAATTTAATCAGGGAAGCTGCTGTGAGCTATTTGTTGGATTCTGGCGTTCATTGGGGCTCAGCACCTGCAGTCAAA GGTGTGCGGGATGCAGCTGTGGAGTTAATGCACACGTTGGTAGCTGTTCATGCTGAG GTTTATGCGGGGGCTAAGCCTCTGTTGGAAAAGATCCTTGGTGTTCTTGTGGAAGGTTTGGTTGATACGTTTCTTAGTCTCTTTAATGAGAACACAGGCAAAGAACTTAGATCACTTGATGCAAATGGTTTCTGCCAGCTCATGCTTGAG CTTGAATATTTTGAGTTCGTGTTGAATCCATATTTTACGGCTGATGCAAGGGAGTCCTTGAAATCTTTACAAGGGGTGCTGTTGGAGAAAGCCACTGAGAGCATGTCAGAGGCTGCTGAGAATCCAGGCCACAACCGGCGCTCAACTCGTGGAAGTGAAGACGCGCTTGCAGATGAAAGGCAGCAGGGGATGGGTGTCTCACCAGATGATTTAATT GCTCTTGCACAGCAATATAGCTCCGAGTTACTACAAGCAGAGCTCGAGAGGACTCGGATCAACACAGCATGCTTTGTTGAGTCTATCGCATTGGATTCGGTGCCAGAACCAGCCAGAGCTGCATACTCTCCCTTTAAGGGGCCTGTGAATTCACCTAGCAGAAACTACAGAGGCACAGCTGTGGTTGGGTCACCGAGTTACTCCCGACAGAGGCGTAGATAG